The Primulina tabacum isolate GXHZ01 chromosome 16, ASM2559414v2, whole genome shotgun sequence genome window below encodes:
- the LOC142529823 gene encoding uncharacterized protein LOC142529823: MAWLTRFTTAMAFLAVGVIFSPESFGSISGGQNLPIVITVVKLAYLLCFSTAWGAALWVTFIGGIIMFKNLPRHQFGNLQSKMFPAYFSMVGVCCAVALGAFGYLHPWKSSGAAEKYQLGFLLAAFGFNLSNLVVFTPMTIEMMKERHKMEREANIGEEVGWTKNQEVAKKNPKLASMNKKFGMIHGLSSLANIMSFGSLAIHSWYLAGKISV; the protein is encoded by the exons ATGGCTTGGCTGACAAGATTTACAACTGCGATGGCATTTTTGGCGGTGGGGGTGATTTTCTCACCGGAATCCTTTGGATCGATATCGGGCGGACAGAATTTGCCAATAGTCATCACTGTAGTCAAACTGGCTTACCTCCTCTGTTTCTCCACGGCCTGGGGTGCTGCTTTATGGGTTACTTTCATAGGCGGCATCATCATGTTCAA GAATTTGCCTAGGCATCAGTTTGGGAACTTGCAGAGCAAAATGTTTCCAGCCTACTTTTCAATGGTGGGGGTATGTTGTGCTGTTGCACTGGGGGCTTTCGGGTACTTGCACCCGTGGAAGTCCTCAGGAGCTGCTGAGAAGTACCAGCTGGGATTTTTACTTGCTGCCTTTGGTTTCAATCTCAGCAATCTCGTGGTCTTTACACCCATGACCATTGAG ATGATGAAAGAAAGGCACAAAATGGAGAGAGAAGCTAATATTGGGGAAGAAGTTGGTTGGACAAAGAACCAAGAAGTTGCAAAGAAGAACCCAAAGCTTGCTTCCATGAACAAGAAATTTGGAATGATTCATGGCTTGTCTTCTCTTGCAAATATCATGTCTTTTGGCAGCCTTGCCATCCATTCGTGGTACTTAGCTGGTAAAATCAGTGTATAG
- the LOC142530168 gene encoding BRCT domain-containing protein At4g02110-like isoform X1, with product MPVDPTSVCFPMLLMISFCPNGKGIYCGKLNKPVKDFNGIPGARRWIVCLTGCERQDRDDMKTMVGLMGANFSKPLVANKVTHLICYKFEGEKYELAKKIKKIKLVNHRWLEHWHAECLDLVFLALSN from the exons ATGCCTGTTGATCCTACTTCCGTATGCTTTCCCATGCTCCTAATGATTTCTTTTTGTCCTAATGGGAAAGGAATTTACTGTGGCAAGTTAAACAA GcctgttaaagattttaatggGATTCCGGGTGCCCGACGTTGGATTGTTTGCTTGACTGGATGCGAACGACAAGACCGAGATGATATGAAG ACCATGGTTGGCTTAATGGGTGCAAATTTTTCAAAGCCACTGGTGGCAAACAAGGTCACTCATTTGATATGCTACAAATTTGAGG GAGAGAAGTATGAGCTGgcaaagaaaataaagaagatAAAGCTTGTCAACCATCGGTGGTTGGAACACTGGCATGCGGAATGCTTAGATTTGGTCTTCTTGGCATTGAGTAATTGA
- the LOC142529741 gene encoding uncharacterized protein LOC142529741 isoform X1 yields MKSKLAASISPLSAAVSHIICTSNSSRSIVALFGLHHPQIICRFKTSSRAAYSSVIEDDSFLELGPETSDCPAKQIRLVTEKPEYFLKPDPFRKGLASRSNSSDNRPKSKAAVSAPFRASPTSRPKLGENSDASIWPDESSEISDMESSRSIAIKNICSTVGLYELVEAISVFGKVTGALFVNGSNGLKCCHIKFESADSSGQAILAGKISVGSQEFPVHPLDTVYVLAVRIKNISQNTSDHDIHRICKSVGEFVGFARVSKDSVDAFFTVRSDKIHVNILERLNSTILDDCGWSADILRSNSSDEGGRCKLESQISDQISGMRRQNMMDKINLEDLETLLFSILHIQEQAPPSDANAESS; encoded by the exons ATGAAATCGAAACTGGCAGCATCCATTTCTCCGTTATCTGCTG CTGTATCGCACATAATTTGTACTTCAAATTCATCAAGATCGATTGTGGCTCTTTTTGGACTCCACCATCCCCAAATTATCTGCAG ATTTAAAACCTCAAGTAGGGCAGCATACTCTTCTGTGATTGAGGATGACTCCTTCTTGGAATTGGGCCCCGAAACATCTGACTGCCCTGCCAAGCAAATAAGATTGGTTACAGAGAAACCTGAATATTTTCTG AAACCTGATCCCTTTAGAAAAGGATTGGCTAGCCGGTCCAATTCTTCAGATAACAGGCCAAAGTCAAAGGCCGCTGTTTCGGCACCCTTCAGAGCTTCTCCAACTTCTCGTCCCAAGCTTGGTGAGAATAGTGATGCTTCTATATGGCCTGATGAATCTAGCGAAATATCTGACATGGAAAGTTCACGCTCCATAGCCATCAAGAACATATGCTCTACAGTTGGTCTTTATGAGCTCGTAGAGGCCATTTCAGTATTTGGAAAGGTCACGGGTGCTTTGTTTGTGAATGGTTCCAATGGTTTAAAGTGTTGTCATATCAAATTCGAG AGTGCGGACTCCAGCGGGCAAGCAATTTTGGCTGGCAAAATTTCAGTGGGAAGTCAAGAATTTCCAGTTCATCCTCTTGATACCGTGTATGTACTTGCTGTTAGAATCAAGAACATAAGCCAAAACACTTCTGATCATGATATACACCGCATATGTAAATCTGTTGGTGAATTCGTGGGGTTTGCAAGGGTGAGCAAGGATTCTGTAGATGCATTCTTTACCGTGAGGAGTGACAAAATTCATGTAAACATACTTGAGAG GTTAAACAGTACCATACTCGATGATTGTGGCTGGTCAGCTGATATCCTAAGAAGCAACTCTTCGGATGAGGGAGGCAGATGCAAATTGGAGTCACAGATTTCTGATCAAATATCTGGAATGAGAAGACAAAATATGATGGACAAAATTAACTTGGAGGATTTAGAGACCCTGCTCTTCAGTATACTTCACATTCAAGAACAGGCTCCCCCATCAGATGCTAATGCAGAGTCCTCTTAA
- the LOC142529716 gene encoding uncharacterized protein LOC142529716 has translation MQTSTGIPSAAEPPRLSEDIDSACSTPFVSAPSSPGNGSFGYFFSAPASPMHFLLSTEKTKALSSGYEPVFMSSDPDSFEFEFSSRLSPNGSGGNGSMISADELFCNGQIRPITLSSHLLMSQEMVVPFADLDSKYGEETTTVRGRDLRMRGGKHSHHRKARSMSPLRKTPCVWPGLNTKPPRQDQNGNEREEPSTETTPSCSASSSRSSSSGRNSKKWMFLKDFLHRSKSEGRENNKERFWSAISFSAAKDRKIPPSSPALSPSSSRDEKKGESELKKGRKVPAAVKPTNGVWKRRVPPSAHELHYTANRAQAEELKKRTFLPYRQGLLGCLGLSSKSYGAFSGFARNLNPISSRSFVSREIDHLTR, from the exons ATGCAGACTTCTACAGGCATTCCCTCCGCCGCGGAGCCGCCGCGACTCAGTGAGGATATTGACAGCGCTTGCTCTACCCCTTTTGTCAGCGCACCTTCTAGTCCAGGAAATGGTTCCTTCGGCTACTTCTTCAGTGCTCCGGCTAGCCCTATGCATTTCCTTCTGTCCACTGAGAAAACTAAAGCCTTGTCGTCTGGTTATGAGCCGGTTTTCATGTCTTCTGATCCGGATTCTTTCGAGTTTGAGTTTTCTTCGAGGCTTTCTCCGAATGGGTCCGGGGGAAACGGGTCGATGATTTCAGCGGATGAGCTGTTCTGCAATGGTCAGATCCGACCCATCACATTGTCGTCTCACTTGCTGATGTCGCAGGAAATGGTTGTCCCGTTCGCAGATCTGGACAGTAAGTATGGTGAAGAAACGACGACTGTACGAGGCAGGGATCTGAGGATGCGCGGCGGAAAGCACTCGCATCACCGCAAAGCCAGATCCATGTCGCCTTTACGAAAGACACCATGCGTGTGGCCTGGTTTGAACACCAAGCCCCCACGTCAAGATCAGAATGGAAATGAAAGAGAAGAACCCTCGACAGAAACCACGCCGTCATGCTCTGCATCCTCGTCGCGTTCATCATCATCCGGCAGAAACTCGAAGAAGtggatgtttttgaaggattttCTACATAGGAGCAAAAGCGAGGGAAGAGAGAACAACAAGGAGAGATTCTGGTCCGCGATATCATTCTCCGCGGCGAAGGATCGGAAGATACCGCCGTCTTCCCCAGCGTTATCTCCCTCCTCCTCCCGCGATGAGAAAAAAGGCGAAAGCGAGTTGAAGAAAGGAAGAAAAGTCCCAGCTGCCGTGAAACCCACCAACGGCGTGTGGAAGCGGCGGGTCCCCCCGTCGGCCCACGAGCTGCACTACACAGCAAACCGAGCTCAGGCGGAGGAGCTGAAGAAAAGGACGTTTCTGCCTTACAGACAGGGTCTTCTTGGCTGCCTCGGGCTCAGTTCCAAGAGCTACGGCGCTTTTAGTGGCTTCGCTAGAAATCTGAACCCCATTTCTTCCAG AAGCTTCGTCTCCAGAGAGATCGATCACCTCACTCGGTGA
- the LOC142529741 gene encoding uncharacterized protein LOC142529741 isoform X2, producing the protein MKSKLAASISPLSAAVSHIICTSNSSRSIVALFGLHHPQIICSRAAYSSVIEDDSFLELGPETSDCPAKQIRLVTEKPEYFLKPDPFRKGLASRSNSSDNRPKSKAAVSAPFRASPTSRPKLGENSDASIWPDESSEISDMESSRSIAIKNICSTVGLYELVEAISVFGKVTGALFVNGSNGLKCCHIKFESADSSGQAILAGKISVGSQEFPVHPLDTVYVLAVRIKNISQNTSDHDIHRICKSVGEFVGFARVSKDSVDAFFTVRSDKIHVNILERLNSTILDDCGWSADILRSNSSDEGGRCKLESQISDQISGMRRQNMMDKINLEDLETLLFSILHIQEQAPPSDANAESS; encoded by the exons ATGAAATCGAAACTGGCAGCATCCATTTCTCCGTTATCTGCTG CTGTATCGCACATAATTTGTACTTCAAATTCATCAAGATCGATTGTGGCTCTTTTTGGACTCCACCATCCCCAAATTATCTGCAG TAGGGCAGCATACTCTTCTGTGATTGAGGATGACTCCTTCTTGGAATTGGGCCCCGAAACATCTGACTGCCCTGCCAAGCAAATAAGATTGGTTACAGAGAAACCTGAATATTTTCTG AAACCTGATCCCTTTAGAAAAGGATTGGCTAGCCGGTCCAATTCTTCAGATAACAGGCCAAAGTCAAAGGCCGCTGTTTCGGCACCCTTCAGAGCTTCTCCAACTTCTCGTCCCAAGCTTGGTGAGAATAGTGATGCTTCTATATGGCCTGATGAATCTAGCGAAATATCTGACATGGAAAGTTCACGCTCCATAGCCATCAAGAACATATGCTCTACAGTTGGTCTTTATGAGCTCGTAGAGGCCATTTCAGTATTTGGAAAGGTCACGGGTGCTTTGTTTGTGAATGGTTCCAATGGTTTAAAGTGTTGTCATATCAAATTCGAG AGTGCGGACTCCAGCGGGCAAGCAATTTTGGCTGGCAAAATTTCAGTGGGAAGTCAAGAATTTCCAGTTCATCCTCTTGATACCGTGTATGTACTTGCTGTTAGAATCAAGAACATAAGCCAAAACACTTCTGATCATGATATACACCGCATATGTAAATCTGTTGGTGAATTCGTGGGGTTTGCAAGGGTGAGCAAGGATTCTGTAGATGCATTCTTTACCGTGAGGAGTGACAAAATTCATGTAAACATACTTGAGAG GTTAAACAGTACCATACTCGATGATTGTGGCTGGTCAGCTGATATCCTAAGAAGCAACTCTTCGGATGAGGGAGGCAGATGCAAATTGGAGTCACAGATTTCTGATCAAATATCTGGAATGAGAAGACAAAATATGATGGACAAAATTAACTTGGAGGATTTAGAGACCCTGCTCTTCAGTATACTTCACATTCAAGAACAGGCTCCCCCATCAGATGCTAATGCAGAGTCCTCTTAA
- the LOC142530168 gene encoding BRCT domain-containing protein At4g02110-like isoform X2 produces the protein MKLSRTSRPCFYELILGSLIQPVKDFNGIPGARRWIVCLTGCERQDRDDMKTMVGLMGANFSKPLVANKVTHLICYKFEGEKYELAKKIKKIKLVNHRWLEHWHAECLDLVFLALSN, from the exons ATGAAGCTTTCTAGGACATCGAGGCCTTGTTTCTATGAATTGATACTTGGGTCTCTAATACA GcctgttaaagattttaatggGATTCCGGGTGCCCGACGTTGGATTGTTTGCTTGACTGGATGCGAACGACAAGACCGAGATGATATGAAG ACCATGGTTGGCTTAATGGGTGCAAATTTTTCAAAGCCACTGGTGGCAAACAAGGTCACTCATTTGATATGCTACAAATTTGAGG GAGAGAAGTATGAGCTGgcaaagaaaataaagaagatAAAGCTTGTCAACCATCGGTGGTTGGAACACTGGCATGCGGAATGCTTAGATTTGGTCTTCTTGGCATTGAGTAATTGA
- the LOC142530168 gene encoding BRCT domain-containing protein At4g02110-like isoform X3: MWECLLILLPPVKDFNGIPGARRWIVCLTGCERQDRDDMKTMVGLMGANFSKPLVANKVTHLICYKFEGEKYELAKKIKKIKLVNHRWLEHWHAECLDLVFLALSN, translated from the exons ATGTGGGAATGCCTGTTGATCCTACTTCC GcctgttaaagattttaatggGATTCCGGGTGCCCGACGTTGGATTGTTTGCTTGACTGGATGCGAACGACAAGACCGAGATGATATGAAG ACCATGGTTGGCTTAATGGGTGCAAATTTTTCAAAGCCACTGGTGGCAAACAAGGTCACTCATTTGATATGCTACAAATTTGAGG GAGAGAAGTATGAGCTGgcaaagaaaataaagaagatAAAGCTTGTCAACCATCGGTGGTTGGAACACTGGCATGCGGAATGCTTAGATTTGGTCTTCTTGGCATTGAGTAATTGA
- the LOC142529741 gene encoding uncharacterized protein LOC142529741 isoform X3 — translation MKSKLAASISPLSAAVSHIICTSNSSRSIVALFGLHHPQIICRAAYSSVIEDDSFLELGPETSDCPAKQIRLVTEKPEYFLKPDPFRKGLASRSNSSDNRPKSKAAVSAPFRASPTSRPKLGENSDASIWPDESSEISDMESSRSIAIKNICSTVGLYELVEAISVFGKVTGALFVNGSNGLKCCHIKFESADSSGQAILAGKISVGSQEFPVHPLDTVYVLAVRIKNISQNTSDHDIHRICKSVGEFVGFARVSKDSVDAFFTVRSDKIHVNILERLNSTILDDCGWSADILRSNSSDEGGRCKLESQISDQISGMRRQNMMDKINLEDLETLLFSILHIQEQAPPSDANAESS, via the exons ATGAAATCGAAACTGGCAGCATCCATTTCTCCGTTATCTGCTG CTGTATCGCACATAATTTGTACTTCAAATTCATCAAGATCGATTGTGGCTCTTTTTGGACTCCACCATCCCCAAATTATCTGCAG GGCAGCATACTCTTCTGTGATTGAGGATGACTCCTTCTTGGAATTGGGCCCCGAAACATCTGACTGCCCTGCCAAGCAAATAAGATTGGTTACAGAGAAACCTGAATATTTTCTG AAACCTGATCCCTTTAGAAAAGGATTGGCTAGCCGGTCCAATTCTTCAGATAACAGGCCAAAGTCAAAGGCCGCTGTTTCGGCACCCTTCAGAGCTTCTCCAACTTCTCGTCCCAAGCTTGGTGAGAATAGTGATGCTTCTATATGGCCTGATGAATCTAGCGAAATATCTGACATGGAAAGTTCACGCTCCATAGCCATCAAGAACATATGCTCTACAGTTGGTCTTTATGAGCTCGTAGAGGCCATTTCAGTATTTGGAAAGGTCACGGGTGCTTTGTTTGTGAATGGTTCCAATGGTTTAAAGTGTTGTCATATCAAATTCGAG AGTGCGGACTCCAGCGGGCAAGCAATTTTGGCTGGCAAAATTTCAGTGGGAAGTCAAGAATTTCCAGTTCATCCTCTTGATACCGTGTATGTACTTGCTGTTAGAATCAAGAACATAAGCCAAAACACTTCTGATCATGATATACACCGCATATGTAAATCTGTTGGTGAATTCGTGGGGTTTGCAAGGGTGAGCAAGGATTCTGTAGATGCATTCTTTACCGTGAGGAGTGACAAAATTCATGTAAACATACTTGAGAG GTTAAACAGTACCATACTCGATGATTGTGGCTGGTCAGCTGATATCCTAAGAAGCAACTCTTCGGATGAGGGAGGCAGATGCAAATTGGAGTCACAGATTTCTGATCAAATATCTGGAATGAGAAGACAAAATATGATGGACAAAATTAACTTGGAGGATTTAGAGACCCTGCTCTTCAGTATACTTCACATTCAAGAACAGGCTCCCCCATCAGATGCTAATGCAGAGTCCTCTTAA
- the LOC142529730 gene encoding phospholipase A1 PLIP2, chloroplastic-like, whose protein sequence is MDAWCMKAGIQALAAAPMATTSNGGFLLSAADKPSVSAATRGNMRWGFNFGHPLRSLWPGGRNQCEPAIAVDDAVLVEEKEEIEESEEDALGENWVFKLLRSESFESDGVRLEVGGDGNCGEENEECDACAIDDDDDHEKFEFNRESFSKLLRKVPLKEARLYARMSYLGTLAYSIPQIKPENLLKNHGLRFFTSSIEKKKQASKSKKEKSSAEAEAQDEEINEIKQKGGEPDRPSASAAHQIAASTSSYLHSHSKSMASEILSRKIDGNAVNVDMINKDVTSLIGTADSVTAVVAAKEEVKQAVADDLNSTRSSPCEWFVCDDDRSATRLFVIQGSESMASWQANLLFEPIQFEGLDVLVHRGIYEAAKGMYDQMLPEIRAHLKAHGDRATLRFTGHSLGGSLSLLINLMLLIRGEASHSSLLPVITFGAPSIMCGGDRLLRTLKFPQNHIRSVIMHRDIVPRAFSCNYPNHVAQFLKAVNGKFRNHPCLDKQKLLYAPMGEFLILQPDDKFSPNHDLLPSGSGLYVLSSLASDFSKAEKRIRAAQAVFLNAPHPLDTLSDRSAYGSLGTIQRDHDMSSYLTAVRHVIRKDLNRIRKAKREHRRKVWLPLYPPGVDGGIIVSRPATTVGLMGQVRCKLSVDTETSTETLKRFGALVRSKHMHLLVVMHVVLLFPARLLIGDL, encoded by the exons ATGGATGCATGGTGTATGAAGGCAGGGATTCAAGCACTGGCGGCGGCGCCGATGGCTACCACGTCTAATGGGGGATTCCTTCTGAGTGCGGCGGATAAGCCGTCGGTTTCGGCGGCGACTCGTGGGAATATGCGGTGGGGGTTTAATTTCGGGCACCCGCTGAGATCTTTGTGGCCGGGAGGTCGAAACCAGTGCGAACCGGCAATCGCGGTGGACGACGCCGTTTTGGTGGAGGAGAAGGAAGAAATCGAGGAGAGTGAAGAAGACGCGCTCGGAGAGAACTGGGTCTTCAAGTTGTTGCGCTCGGAGTCTTTCGAAAGTGATGGGGTGAGATTGGAAGTAGGTGGTGATGGAAATTGTGGGGAAGAGAATGAAGAATGTGATGCATGTGCcattgatgatgatgatgatcatgaaaaGTTTGAATTTAATAGAGAATCGTTTTCGAAACTGCTTCGAAAGGTGCCTTTGAAAGAAGCTAGATTGTATGCTCGTATGTCTTATTTGGGAACTTTGGCTTATTCAATCCCTCAGATTAAG CCTGAGAATCTTCTAAAGAATCATGGATTGCGGTTCTTCACTTCTTCCATAGAGAAGAAAAAACAAGCTTCCAAGTCCAAGAAAGAGAAGTCATCAGCTGAAGCTGAAGCTCAGGATGAAGAAATAAATGAAATAAAGCAGAAAGGAGGAGAACCAGACAGGCCAAGTGCATCTGCCGCACATCAAATTGCTGCTTCCACATCTTCTTATTTGCATTCTCATTCGAAATCCATGGCAAGTGAGATTTTGTCACGAAAAATCGATGGAAATGCAGTCAATGTTGATATGATAAATAAGGACGTGACATCATTAATTGGTACCGCAGATTCCGTGACTGCTGTTGTTGCTGCTAAAGAGGAAGTAAAACAAGCTGTGGCAGATGATTTGAACTCAACTCGCTCGTCACCATGTGAGTGGTTTGTATGTGATGATGATCGGAGTGCCACTCGACTCTTTGTAATACAG GGATCTGAATCGATGGCATCATGGCAGGCCAATCTCCTTTTCGAACCCATTCAGTTTGAG GGACTAGATGTGCTTGTGCACAGGGGCATATATGAGGCTGCAAAGGGTATGTATGATCAGATGTTGCCTGAAATCCGGGCTCACCTTAAAGCTCATGGAGATCGTGCCACTCTTCGTTTCACGGGGCATTCTCTCGGTGGAAGTTTGTCATTACTCATAAATCTCATGTTACTGATAAGGGGTGAAGCATCTCATTCATCTTTACTTCCTGTTATAACTTTTGGTGCGCCGTCTATTATGTGTGGAGGAGATCGCCTATTGCGCACCCTTAAATTCCCTCAAAACCACATTCGGTCGGTCATAATGCACCGTGATATTGTCCCTCGAGCATTCTCTTGCAATTACCCCAACCATGTCGCCCAATTTCTCAAGGCTGTAAATGGGAAGTTCCGAAATCATCCATGTCTTGATAAACAG AAGCTTTTATATGCTCCAATGGGCGAGTTTCTAATTCTTCAACCAGACGATAAATTCTCTCCAAACCACGACCTCCTTCCTTCGGGAAGTGGCCTGTATGTTTTATCCAGTCTAGCTTCAGATTTTTCCAAAGCAGAGAAGCGAATCCGAGCTGCGCAGGCTGTTTTCTTAAACGCACCTCACCCTCTCGACACATTAAGCGATCGTTCTGCATATGGTTCACTAGGAACCATTCAAAGAGACCATGATATGAGCTCTTACTTGACAGCCGTTCGGCACGTAATTCGTAAGGATCTCAACCGTATAAGAAAAGCTAAGAGGGAACACCGCCGTAAAGTTTGGTTGCCACTCTATCCACCAGGAGTTGACGGTGGAATCATTGTGAGTAGGCCAGCTACGACAGTGGGCTTGATGGGCCAAGTTCGATGCAAGTTATCTGTCGATACAGAGACCAGTACAGAGACATTGAAACGGTTCGGTGCATTGGTTAGGTCGAAGCACATGCATTTGCTTGTGGTAATGCATGTGGTTCTCTTGTTTCCTGCTAGATTGTTGATTGGAGACCTATGA
- the LOC142529742 gene encoding uncharacterized protein LOC142529742: MGRSPCCEKVGLRRGRWTAEEDEKLKNYILVNGEGSWKSLPKNAGLLRCGKSCRLRWMNYLRSNLKRGKFSAEEDEIIINLHASMGNRWSVIAGLLPGRTDNEIKNYWNSHLGRRIDSYRKPNPNFVPPPAIAAAAKAAGKRTATTGSSVKKTKPPKNHNSGNSKPCRTPTPLHKEESCSTISWEANKGENGNASMDSLTPWEDPLTELGVCELGLGMDSQILSLDDFWTDADGILPTMGEAKMEKDNRECPDGDKSVNMSGNSINPRSLEINGGENWHDVGSPVNYSSGVGWDLDLDLDWDWGNEKWGQEPNTSSPRLRVNSHDDMGAWILSQ, translated from the exons ATGGGGAGATCTCCGTGCTGTGAGAAAGTGGGTTTGAGAAGAGGAAGATGGACCGCAGAAGAAGATGAAAagcttaaaaattatattttagtcAACGGAGAAGGATCGTGGAAGTCATTGCCCAAGAATGCGG GTTTACTTCGGTGTGGGAAGAGTTGCAGGCTGCGATGGATGAATTATTTGAGATCCAATCTGAAAAGAGGCAAATTTTCAGCAGAAGAAGATGAGATCATCATCAATCTTCATGCATCCATGGGAAATAG GTGGTCTGTTATAGCTGGGTTGTTGCCAGGTCGAACCGACAATGAGATAAAGAACTACTGGAACTCTCATTTAGGTAGAAGAATAGACAGTTACCGGAAACCGAACCCCAACTTTGTCCCGCCGCCGGCAATAGCCGCAGCAGCCAAGGCTGCAGGAAAGCGAACCGCGACCACCGGATCATCCGTAAAGAAGACAAAACCCCCTAAAAATCATAACTCGGGTAACTCAAAACCATGCAGAACCCCGACTCCATTACACAAAGAGGAATCATGCAGCACCATTTCCTGGGAAGCAAACAAAGGTGAAAACGGGAATGCTTCGATGGATAGTTTGACGCCATGGGAAGATCCATTAACGGAGCTGGGAGTATGCGAGCTAGGATTGGGAATGGACAGCCAGATTCTGTCCCTAGATGACTTTTGGACTGATGCTGATGGGATCTTGCCGACCATGGGAGAAGCGAAGATGGAAAAGGACAACAGGGAATGTCCCGACGGTGATAAGTCAGTAAATATGTCTGGGAATAGTATTAATCCAAGATCTTTGGAGATTAATGGTGGAGAAAATTGGCACGACGTGGGTTCTCCGGTAAATTACAGTAGCGGAGTTGGCTGGGATTTGGATTTGGATTTGGACTGGGACTGGGGAAATGAAAAATGGGGACAAGAACCGAACACGTCGTCGCCACGGCTTAGGGTGAACAGTCATGATGACATGGGAGCATGGATTTTATCCCAATAA